The following proteins are encoded in a genomic region of Streptococcus gwangjuense:
- a CDS encoding LemA family protein: MTWIILGVLALVVIFVIVSYNGLVKNRMQTKEAWSQIDVQLKRRNDLLPNLIETVKGYAKYEGSTLEKVAELRNQVAAATSPAEAMKASDALTRQVSGIFAVAESYPDLKASANFVKLQEELTNTENKISYSRQLYNSVVSNYNVKLETFPSNIIAGMFGFKAADFLQTPEEEKAVPKVDFSGLGG; this comes from the coding sequence ATGACTTGGATTATTCTTGGAGTTTTGGCTCTTGTTGTTATTTTTGTGATTGTTAGCTATAACGGTTTGGTTAAGAATCGTATGCAAACAAAGGAGGCTTGGAGTCAGATTGATGTTCAGTTGAAACGTCGAAATGATCTCTTGCCAAACTTGATTGAAACTGTAAAAGGTTATGCTAAGTATGAAGGTTCTACCCTTGAAAAGGTGGCAGAACTTCGCAATCAAGTTGCTGCAGCAACTTCACCAGCAGAAGCTATGAAAGCTAGTGATGCTCTTACTCGTCAGGTTTCAGGTATTTTTGCAGTTGCAGAAAGCTATCCAGATTTGAAAGCTAGTGCCAACTTTGTTAAATTACAAGAGGAGTTGACAAACACAGAAAATAAAATTTCTTACTCTCGTCAACTTTACAACAGTGTTGTCAGCAACTACAATGTAAAATTAGAAACTTTCCCAAGCAATATTATCGCTGGAATGTTTGGATTTAAAGCAGCAGATTTCCTTCAAACACCAGAAGAGGAAAAGGCAGTTCCTAAGGTTGATTTTAGCGGTTTAGGTGGCTAA
- the htpX gene encoding zinc metalloprotease HtpX produces the protein MLFDQIASNKRKTWILLLVFFLLLALVGYAVGYLFMRSGIGGLVIALIIGFIYALSMIFQSTEIVMSMNGAREVDEQTAPDLYHVVEDMAMVAQIPMPRVFIIDDPALNAFATGSNPQNAAVAATSGLLAIMNREELEAVMGHEVSHIRNYDIRISTIAVALASAITMLSSMAGRMMWWGGAGRRRSDDDRDGNGLEIIMLVVSLLAIVLAPLAATLVQLAISRQREFLADASSVELTRNPQGMINALHKLDNSKPMSRPVDDASSALYINDPKKGGGFQKLFYTHPPISERIERLKHM, from the coding sequence ATGTTGTTTGATCAAATTGCAAGCAATAAACGAAAAACCTGGATTTTGTTGCTGGTATTTTTCCTACTCTTAGCTCTTGTTGGCTATGCTGTTGGTTACCTCTTTATGCGGTCTGGGATTGGTGGTTTGGTTATCGCACTGATTATCGGCTTTATCTATGCCTTGTCCATGATTTTTCAATCGACAGAGATCGTCATGTCCATGAATGGGGCGCGTGAGGTGGATGAGCAAACGGCACCAGACCTCTACCATGTAGTGGAAGATATGGCTATGGTGGCTCAGATTCCTATGCCTCGTGTTTTCATCATTGATGATCCAGCCTTAAATGCCTTTGCGACAGGTTCTAACCCTCAAAACGCAGCGGTTGCTGCGACGTCAGGTCTCCTAGCTATCATGAATCGCGAAGAACTAGAAGCTGTTATGGGACATGAAGTCAGTCATATTCGTAATTACGATATCCGTATTTCGACTATTGCTGTTGCCCTTGCTAGTGCTATCACCATGCTTTCTAGTATGGCAGGTCGTATGATGTGGTGGGGTGGAGCAGGTCGTAGACGAAGTGATGATGACCGAGATGGAAATGGCTTAGAAATCATTATGCTAGTGGTTTCCCTACTAGCTATTGTGCTGGCTCCTCTCGCTGCAACCTTGGTGCAACTAGCTATTTCTCGTCAGAGGGAATTCCTAGCTGATGCTTCCAGTGTCGAGTTGACTCGTAATCCTCAAGGGATGATAAATGCTCTACATAAGTTGGATAACAGTAAACCGATGAGTCGTCCTGTTGATGATGCCAGCAGTGCACTTTATATCAATGATCCTAAGAAAGGGGGAGGGTTCCAAAAACTCTTTTATACCCACCCACCTATCTCAGAACGTATTGAACGTTTAAAACATATGTAA
- a CDS encoding ATP-binding cassette domain-containing protein, which yields MHYEHSRKGNYMIKINHLTITQNKDLRDLVSDLNMTIQNGEKIAIIGEEGNGKSTLLKTLMGKTLPDFTIKGDIQSDYQSLAYIPQKLPEELKKKTLHDYFFLDSIDLDYSILYRLAEELHFDSDRFASDQEIGSLSGGEALKIQLIHELAKPFEILFLDEPSNDLDLETVDWLKGQIRKIRQTVIFISHDEDFLSETADTIVHLRLVKHRKEAETLVEHLDYDCYSEQRKANFARQSQQAANDQRVYDKTMEKHRRVKQNVETVLRATKDSTAGRLLAKKMKNILSQEKRFEKTAQSITQKPLEEEEIRLFFSDIQPLPASKVLIQLEKENLSIGDRILVQGLQLTVRGQEKIGIIGPNGVGKSTLLDKLQRLLNDKREISLGFMPQDYHKKLQLDLSPISYLSKTGEKEELQKIQSHLASLNFSYPEMQHQIRSLSGGQQGKLLLLDLVLCKPNFLLLDEPTRNFSPTSQPQIRKLFATYPGGLITVSHDRRFLKDVCSIIYRLTEHGLEVVNLEDL from the coding sequence ATGCACTATGAACATTCTAGAAAGGGCAATTATATGATAAAAATCAATCACCTGACCATCACACAAAACAAAGATTTACGAGACCTTGTCTCTGACTTAAACATGACCATACAAAACGGAGAAAAGATAGCTATTATTGGCGAAGAAGGAAATGGCAAATCAACCTTGCTTAAAACTTTAATGGGGAAAACTTTACCTGATTTCACTATCAAGGGAGACATCCAGTCTGACTATCAGTCACTGGCCTATATTCCTCAAAAACTTCCCGAGGAGCTGAAAAAGAAAACTCTACACGACTACTTCTTTTTAGATTCTATTGATTTAGACTACAGTATCCTTTATCGCTTAGCTGAAGAGTTGCATTTTGATAGTGATCGCTTTGCTAGTGACCAAGAGATTGGCAGTCTATCAGGGGGTGAAGCTTTGAAAATTCAGCTCATCCATGAGTTAGCCAAACCCTTTGAGATTTTATTTTTAGATGAACCTTCAAATGACCTGGACCTTGAGACGGTTGATTGGCTAAAAGGTCAGATTCGAAAGATTAGGCAAACCGTTATTTTCATTTCCCATGATGAGGACTTTCTTTCTGAAACGGCAGACACTATTGTCCACTTGCGACTGGTAAAGCACCGTAAAGAAGCGGAAACACTAGTAGAGCATTTAGACTATGATTGCTATAGTGAGCAGAGAAAGGCTAATTTTGCCAGACAAAGCCAGCAAGCTGCTAACGACCAGAGAGTCTACGATAAAACCATGGAAAAACACCGGCGAGTCAAGCAAAATGTAGAAACTGTGCTTCGAGCTACTAAAGACAGTACTGCCGGTCGCCTATTGGCTAAAAAGATGAAAAATATCCTCTCTCAAGAAAAGCGCTTTGAAAAGACAGCTCAGTCTATAACCCAAAAACCACTTGAAGAGGAAGAAATTAGACTTTTTTTCTCAGATATACAGCCATTACCGGCTTCTAAAGTCTTAATCCAATTGGAAAAAGAAAATTTGTCCATTGGCGACCGAATTTTGGTTCAGGGACTGCAACTAACTGTCCGTGGCCAAGAAAAAATCGGTATCATCGGTCCAAATGGTGTTGGGAAATCGACCCTGTTAGACAAGTTACAGAGACTTCTGAATGATAAAAGAGAGATTTCCCTTGGTTTTATGCCACAAGATTACCACAAAAAACTGCAATTGGATTTATCACCAATAAGCTACCTCAGCAAAACTGGAGAAAAAGAGGAACTACAGAAAATCCAATCTCACTTAGCCAGTCTCAATTTCAGTTATCCAGAAATGCAGCATCAAATTCGCTCCTTATCCGGCGGACAACAAGGAAAACTCCTTCTTTTGGATTTAGTCTTGTGCAAACCAAACTTTCTCCTTTTGGATGAACCCACACGAAACTTTTCACCCACTTCTCAACCCCAAATCAGAAAACTCTTTGCCACCTATCCAGGCGGTCTCATCACTGTTTCACATGACCGTCGTTTCTTAAAAGATGTCTGTTCAATCATCTATCGCTTAACAGAACACGGTCTGGAGGTAGTTAATTTAGAAGATTTATAA